The genomic region TTTATTTAAGCATTTTTGATAAGAATAGAGAAGAGATATTTGAAATTTTAAAGAGATCTGTAGGGAAAATGAAGAGATCGATATCTCAAAATGTTAAAATTAGATTTACTCCTGAGATTGATTTGAGAATTGATAACTCGATAGAATATAGTTTTCATATTGATGAAATATTAAAGAAAACAAATAAAGAGGATTCTTGTAATGATTAATTTTGATAATATTAAATTGTTAATTGAAGATTCTAAAAGTATAGGGCTCAGTTACCACGTATCACCTGATGGTGATGCAGTTGGTAGTTTGTTATCCTTGTATTTTGCGTTAAAAAAATTAAACAAAGATGTTATGATTTTCTCTAAGGATGATCTAACTAATACTATTAATTTAAAATTTTTGCCGTTAATTAATGAAATAAATGGTGAAAATTATATTGTAACTTCGGATATTGATCTTTTAATAATTTTAGATTGTGGTAATATTGAAAGAATTTCATGTGAAGTTGATTTTGATAAAACTATAACGCTAGGAATTGATCATCATATCAGTAATGATAGATATTGTAAATATAATTTTGTAGATGGTGGTGCTAGTTCTACGGGAGAAATTGTATTCGATGTTATAAAGAACTTGGGAGTTGAATTAGATCAAGATATTGCTAAATGTATATACACATCTATAATGACTGATACTGGTGGTTTAAGATTTGAATGCACATCACAAAAAACTTTTAATATAGTTGGAGAGTTAATTGCTACCAAATTTGAATTTTGGAACATATATGAGCAATTATTTTTATATAAAACAT from Candidatus Arthromitus sp. SFB-mouse-Japan harbors:
- the rbfA gene encoding 30S ribosome-binding factor RbfA encodes the protein MGKFRIDRVNEEIKKAVSSCIQNDLRDSRITGLITVTRVDTATDFKTTKVYLSIFDKNREEIFEILKRSVGKMKRSISQNVKIRFTPEIDLRIDNSIEYSFHIDEILKKTNKEDSCND
- a CDS encoding DHH family phosphoesterase, with the protein product MINFDNIKLLIEDSKSIGLSYHVSPDGDAVGSLLSLYFALKKLNKDVMIFSKDDLTNTINLKFLPLINEINGENYIVTSDIDLLIILDCGNIERISCEVDFDKTITLGIDHHISNDRYCKYNFVDGGASSTGEIVFDVIKNLGVELDQDIAKCIYTSIMTDTGGLRFECTSQKTFNIVGELIATKFEFWNIYEQLFLYKTFSKVKLLGLVYNEIKLIDNQICVIHVTNEMLNKSNSTDEQTNDIVSYGLTIDGVKASILIKDFNGKHKVSLRSKNSINVCKIAQKFGGGGHIKAAAFVTNLKRDDIERVLVEEFRKLLK